The Leptospira saintgironsiae nucleotide sequence CATCACCATGGAACAATCTCAGCTAATAAAAAATTTTAATTTCTCATTCGCAGTTATATTTGTTGTTAAAGAACTTTGTTTCTTCCCTCAACTTACAGTTTGAAAGGCGAATGCCGTCCTACCCGCAAATTTCGGTTACTGACCTAAAAACAGCCAGAAGACCAAAATACAAAAACGACTCGGCCAGTCAAACTGTTTTTATAAAAATTTTGCAAGTCTATCTTTTCTAAATTTCGAAATCGGTAATTCTAATGTGACATAAGTCAAACTCGAATTCAAAGAGATTTCATTACTTCAAAGCCCTTTGAGACATAGATTTAGCTTATTATGATATTTTAATGTAGCTTAAGAAATGAATACAAACTGAAGTTGATCACAGAAGCGCTGGTAATGAAAATTCCGCGCAAAACACGGATACTAATTGAGAAAACGACGGGATGTGATAAAGGCGATGTCAGGCAATCTCTCCCACGGGCCACTCCCCTCCACCCGAACCCGGGCGGGGGCGATCTCCTGAACCTTGTAGGAACTCCAACAAAATCTACATATAGAAGTTTAGGGCGGCCCCCTCGCTTACGCTCAAGGTCGCGCTGCTTCGATTTCGCTATCGCTCATCCGTAACGCTTCGCGTCTCGGACTAAAGATCTGCGCATCGCTGCCGCAGTTATTTATCATATAATAAAGCCCTTCTTACCTATGGGTCGCTGCGGTAAAATGCAGAGTATTGATTATAACTATGTTTTCGGTTCAAACAAATGGTTTTGATTACAACGCTTCTGTCGTTTGGCCTTTGGCCACCGACTCGCTTCGCGGTCGTTGCGGCAGGGATACGAAGGGCTTTAGTCCGGCTTGCCGGATGAGCGCGAATGCGCGAACCCGTAGTAGCCCGGTCTCGCAAAGCGAGAGCCGCCCAACTCATTATAGGAATTCCAACAAGCAGCGTAGGACCTCCTACAATGAGTGATTTAAAGTGGTTTTGAAAATGTCTTGTGAGTGAAAGTAAAGGGGCTATCTTGACCAAAACTCGAAATGAAACTTCGCCGCTCTCTTAATCTTTACGATTCCATTTCTCTCATGTTCAGCTCTATGGTGGGACCGGGGATTTTTATCACTACGGGTTATATACTGACCCAAACTGCCAATCCGAATTGGGCACTTCTTTGTTGGATCTTGGGTGGGCTGTTGGCGATCGCAGGTGCGATGAGTTATGCGAAATCGGCGAGCATTTTTCCGTATGCTGGAGGAGATTACGTTTATTTAAAAGAGGCCTACTCGCCCATCGTTGCGTTTTCGAGCGGATGGCTTTCTTTGTCGGTGAATTTTTCGGCGTCCATCTCTCTTTCTGCAATTGCGTTCTCTAAATCATTTTTAACTTTATTCAATCCTAGTTGGGACATTTATTTCTTAGAATCCAAGTTTCTAGGAATCACATTCTCCTTGGGTGTGGCTCAGATACTAGGGATCTCTACGATCTTATTTTTCACCATTGTGAATTTTTTCGGTATCGGATTCGCCTCTCGTATCCAAAACTTTTTCACTACTTTCAAAATTATAGGTCTGGTTGCGTTTGTTACCCTTGGCTTCGCTATAGGAAATTATAATATTCAAAATTTTGAATCCTTTTCTTTGGTTCCTTCTGATCTGCAAGGATGGAATCTTTTGTTAGCAGGAGCAATTCCGGTCACTTTTTCTTATTTAGGCTGGAATATGATCACTTACGTTGCGGAAGAAGTAAAAGACCCAGAAAAGAATATTTACAAATCCGTAATTGTTTCCTGCGTTTTAGTTACCTTTCTTTATGTTCTGATCAACTTTCTATATTTGAGTTCCGCTCCTATCCAATTTCTGGCTGGAGACGAAAAGATCGGTGTAACTGCTTCCGGATTTTTATTCGGAAACGGTGTGAATATCCTGATCACCGCATTTATTTGCTGGGTATTCCTGGGAGGAATTTCCGCTTATATCATTGGTGGCTCCAGGATCTATTTTGCGATGGCGAGAGACGGATTCTTTTTCCCGAGCA carries:
- a CDS encoding APC family permease; translated protein: MKLRRSLNLYDSISLMFSSMVGPGIFITTGYILTQTANPNWALLCWILGGLLAIAGAMSYAKSASIFPYAGGDYVYLKEAYSPIVAFSSGWLSLSVNFSASISLSAIAFSKSFLTLFNPSWDIYFLESKFLGITFSLGVAQILGISTILFFTIVNFFGIGFASRIQNFFTTFKIIGLVAFVTLGFAIGNYNIQNFESFSLVPSDLQGWNLLLAGAIPVTFSYLGWNMITYVAEEVKDPEKNIYKSVIVSCVLVTFLYVLINFLYLSSAPIQFLAGDEKIGVTASGFLFGNGVNILITAFICWVFLGGISAYIIGGSRIYFAMARDGFFFPSMAKLHSKYHSPYKSLVFQFLYACLFCFVKEIESLLYLITCSTLLLATITAYTPVIFEKRHLKNEFKIPGYPYSTYLYILSNILIIGTLFYNKSAEALWGFGFTLFSVPLYYYFKFSKKSQPILVDTTPEPELEANGLSLLPENEPVPVGSGDPA